The Streptomyces sp. NBC_01255 genome window below encodes:
- a CDS encoding type I polyketide synthase, translated as MANNEDKLRDYLKRVTAELQQNTRRLREIEGRTHEPVAIVGMACRLPGGVASPEDLWRLVAGDGDAISEFPQDRGWDVEGLYDPDPDASGRTYCRSGGFLHDAGEFDADFFGISPREALAMDPQQRLSLTTAWEAIEHAGIDPTTLKGSGLGVFVGGWHTGYTSGQTTAVQSPELEGHLVSGAALGFLSGRIAYVLGTDGPALTVDTACSSSLVALHLAVQALRKGECDMALAGGVTVMPNADLFVQFSRQRGLAADGRSKAFATSADGFGPAEGAGVLLVERLSDARRNGHRVLAVVRGSAVNQDGASNGLTAPNGPSQQRVIRRALADARLTPGDVDVVEAHGTGTRLGDPIEAQALIATYGRERSDAQPLRLGALKSNIGHTQAAAGVAGVIKMVQAMRHGLLPKTLHVDEPSDQIDWTAGTVELLTEAMAWPEKGDGSLRRAAVSSFGISGTNAHVVLEEARAAEDTPAAEPSAGVVPWMVSAKTPAALDAQIGRLAAYADTRADLDAAGAARALLDGRTAMEHRAVAIGDSREALRDALRMPEGLIRGTASAVGRVAFVFPGQGTQWAGMGAELLDTSKEFATAMTECETAFTPYVDWSLEAVVRQTPGAPTLDRVDVVQPVTFAVMVSLARVWQHHGITPQAVIGHSQGEIAAAYVAGALTLDDAARVVTLRSKSIAAHLAGKGGMLSLALSESAVLERLVTFDGLSVAAVNGPTATVVSGDPAQIEELARVCEADGIRARIIPVDYASHSQQVETIEKELSEVLAGLTPQAPRVPFFSTLEGAWITEPALDGAYWYRNLRHRVGFAPAVETLATEQGFTHFVEVSAHPVLTMALPDTVTGLATLRRDHGGQDSLVSSLAEAWANGLPIDWDSFLPAAASRPDLPTYAFQTERYWLQDSAPTSAADDWRYRVEWKPLTTAGQADLSGRWLVAAEGRPDAELLDTLKAAGADVEVLETGADDDREALAARLAGLTAGDGFTGVISLFDGLTPLVAWVQALGDAGIKAPLWCVTRGAVSLGRHDSPADPDQAMLWGLGRVVALEHPERWAGLVDLPAQPDAAALAHLATALTGNTGEDQIAIRATGLHARRLARAPLHGRRPTRDWQPHGTVLITGGTGALGSHAARWMAHHGAEHLLLVSRSGEQAPEATRLADELRTLGSRVTVAACDVADPDAMRTLLDTIPTDTPLTAVLHTAGAPGGDPLDVTGPEDIARILGAKTRGAQVLDDLLRDTPLDAFVLYSSNAGVWGSGGQGVYAAANAHLDALAARRRARGETATSVAWGLWAGDGMGRGADDAYWQRRGIRPMSPDRALDELAKALRHDETFVAVADVDWERFAPAFTVSRPSLLIDGVPEARQALAAPVAPAGAPAPGDAASARAGQSSALAAIAALPAPEHRPALLTLVRTHAAAVLGHSSPDRVAPGRAFTELGFDSLTAVQLRNQLSAAVGSRLPATTVFDHPTPAALAEHLHQEYLAPAEPAPTDWEGRVRRALAELPLDRLRDAGVLDTVLRLTGIEPEPVPGGPDGATAGPDAEQEPAASIDDLDAEALIRMALGPRTT; from the coding sequence GCCGGTCCGGCGGATTCCTGCACGACGCGGGCGAGTTCGACGCCGACTTCTTCGGGATCTCGCCGCGCGAGGCCCTCGCCATGGACCCCCAGCAGCGCCTGTCCCTCACCACCGCGTGGGAGGCGATCGAGCACGCGGGCATCGACCCGACGACCCTGAAGGGCAGCGGGCTCGGCGTCTTCGTCGGCGGCTGGCACACCGGCTACACCTCGGGCCAGACCACGGCCGTGCAGTCGCCGGAGCTGGAAGGCCACCTGGTCAGCGGCGCGGCGCTGGGCTTCCTGTCCGGCCGTATCGCGTACGTCCTCGGTACGGACGGACCGGCTCTGACGGTGGACACGGCCTGCTCGTCGTCGCTGGTCGCCCTGCACCTCGCCGTACAGGCCCTGCGCAAGGGCGAGTGCGACATGGCCCTCGCCGGCGGCGTCACGGTCATGCCCAACGCGGACCTCTTCGTGCAGTTCAGCCGGCAGCGCGGCCTTGCCGCAGACGGCCGCTCGAAGGCCTTCGCCACCTCGGCGGACGGCTTCGGTCCGGCGGAGGGCGCCGGCGTCCTGCTGGTGGAGCGTCTGTCGGACGCGCGGCGCAACGGTCACCGGGTGCTCGCCGTGGTTCGGGGCAGCGCGGTCAACCAGGACGGCGCGAGCAACGGCCTCACGGCTCCGAACGGGCCGTCGCAGCAGCGCGTGATCCGGCGGGCCCTGGCCGATGCCCGGCTCACCCCGGGTGACGTGGACGTCGTCGAGGCCCACGGCACGGGCACACGCCTCGGCGACCCGATCGAGGCCCAGGCCCTCATCGCCACGTACGGCCGGGAGCGCAGCGACGCACAGCCCTTGCGGCTGGGCGCGTTGAAGTCGAACATCGGACACACCCAGGCGGCCGCCGGTGTCGCCGGCGTCATCAAGATGGTGCAGGCGATGCGCCACGGGCTGCTGCCGAAGACCCTGCACGTGGACGAGCCGTCGGACCAGATCGACTGGACTGCGGGCACGGTCGAGCTGCTGACCGAGGCCATGGCGTGGCCGGAGAAGGGCGACGGCAGCCTGCGGCGGGCGGCGGTCTCTTCCTTCGGCATCAGCGGGACGAACGCGCATGTCGTACTGGAGGAGGCCCGGGCCGCCGAAGACACCCCGGCCGCCGAGCCGTCGGCGGGTGTGGTGCCGTGGATGGTGTCCGCGAAGACCCCGGCCGCCCTCGACGCCCAGATCGGACGACTCGCCGCCTACGCGGACACCCGTGCGGACCTGGATGCGGCCGGGGCGGCCCGTGCGCTGCTCGACGGGCGCACGGCGATGGAGCACCGAGCGGTCGCGATCGGCGACAGCCGGGAGGCCCTGCGGGACGCGCTCCGGATGCCGGAAGGGCTGATACGCGGCACGGCCTCCGCCGTGGGTCGGGTGGCGTTCGTCTTCCCGGGCCAAGGAACCCAGTGGGCCGGGATGGGCGCCGAACTCCTCGACACATCCAAGGAGTTCGCCACCGCCATGACCGAGTGCGAGACCGCATTCACCCCGTACGTCGACTGGTCACTCGAAGCCGTCGTCCGGCAGACGCCCGGCGCGCCCACCCTGGACCGGGTCGACGTCGTCCAGCCCGTCACCTTCGCCGTCATGGTCTCCCTCGCCCGCGTCTGGCAGCACCACGGCATCACCCCCCAGGCCGTCATCGGACACTCCCAGGGCGAGATCGCCGCCGCGTACGTCGCCGGAGCCCTCACCCTCGACGACGCCGCCCGCGTCGTCACCCTGCGCAGCAAGTCCATCGCCGCACACCTCGCAGGCAAGGGCGGCATGCTCTCCCTCGCCCTCAGCGAGAGCGCAGTCCTCGAACGGCTGGTGACCTTCGACGGGTTGTCGGTGGCAGCGGTCAACGGACCTACCGCCACCGTCGTCTCCGGCGACCCGGCCCAGATCGAAGAGCTCGCCCGCGTCTGCGAGGCCGACGGGATCCGCGCCCGGATCATCCCCGTCGACTACGCCTCCCACAGTCAGCAGGTCGAGACCATCGAGAAGGAGCTCTCCGAGGTCCTCGCGGGTCTGACTCCCCAAGCTCCCCGAGTGCCGTTCTTCTCGACCCTCGAAGGCGCCTGGATCACCGAACCCGCCCTCGACGGGGCTTACTGGTATCGCAACCTCCGCCACCGCGTCGGCTTCGCCCCCGCCGTGGAAACGCTCGCCACAGAGCAGGGCTTCACCCACTTCGTCGAGGTCAGCGCCCACCCCGTCCTCACCATGGCCCTCCCCGACACCGTCACCGGCCTCGCCACCCTCCGCCGCGACCACGGAGGCCAGGACAGCCTCGTCAGCTCCCTCGCCGAAGCCTGGGCCAACGGCCTGCCCATCGACTGGGACTCCTTCCTCCCCGCCGCCGCCTCCCGCCCCGACCTGCCCACGTACGCCTTCCAGACCGAGCGCTACTGGCTCCAGGACTCCGCTCCCACCAGCGCCGCCGACGACTGGCGCTACCGCGTCGAGTGGAAGCCGCTGACGACCGCCGGCCAGGCGGACCTGTCCGGCCGGTGGCTCGTCGCCGCCGAGGGCCGGCCCGACGCCGAGCTGCTGGACACGCTGAAGGCCGCCGGGGCGGACGTGGAGGTGCTGGAAACCGGGGCGGACGACGACCGCGAGGCCCTCGCCGCCCGGCTCGCCGGGCTGACGGCCGGTGACGGATTCACCGGTGTCATCTCACTCTTCGACGGACTCACGCCCCTCGTCGCCTGGGTGCAGGCGCTGGGCGACGCCGGAATCAAGGCGCCTCTGTGGTGTGTCACCCGGGGCGCCGTCTCCCTCGGGCGCCACGACTCCCCCGCCGACCCCGACCAGGCCATGCTCTGGGGCCTCGGCCGCGTCGTCGCCCTCGAACACCCCGAACGCTGGGCCGGTCTCGTCGACCTCCCCGCCCAGCCCGACGCGGCTGCCCTCGCCCACCTCGCCACCGCCCTCACCGGCAACACCGGCGAGGACCAGATCGCCATCCGCGCCACCGGACTCCACGCCCGCCGTCTCGCCCGCGCACCCCTCCACGGACGCCGGCCCACCCGCGACTGGCAGCCCCACGGCACCGTCCTCATCACCGGAGGCACCGGAGCCCTCGGCAGCCACGCCGCCCGCTGGATGGCCCACCACGGAGCCGAACACCTCCTCCTCGTCAGCCGCAGCGGCGAGCAGGCCCCCGAAGCCACCCGACTCGCCGACGAACTCCGCACATTGGGCTCGCGTGTCACTGTCGCCGCCTGCGACGTCGCCGACCCCGACGCCATGCGCACCCTCCTCGACACCATCCCCACCGACACCCCCCTCACCGCCGTCCTCCACACCGCCGGAGCGCCGGGCGGTGACCCGCTCGACGTCACCGGTCCCGAGGACATCGCCCGCATCCTGGGCGCGAAGACCCGCGGCGCGCAGGTGCTCGACGACCTGCTCCGCGACACTCCCCTGGACGCCTTCGTCCTGTACTCCTCCAACGCCGGGGTCTGGGGCAGCGGCGGTCAGGGTGTCTACGCGGCGGCCAACGCCCACCTCGACGCCCTCGCCGCCCGGCGCCGTGCCCGTGGCGAGACCGCGACCTCGGTCGCCTGGGGACTCTGGGCGGGCGACGGCATGGGCCGGGGCGCAGACGACGCGTACTGGCAGAGGCGCGGCATCCGCCCGATGAGCCCCGACCGCGCCCTGGACGAGCTGGCCAAGGCCCTGCGCCACGACGAGACCTTCGTCGCCGTGGCCGACGTGGACTGGGAGAGGTTCGCGCCCGCGTTCACGGTCTCCCGCCCCAGCCTCCTGATCGACGGTGTCCCGGAGGCCCGGCAGGCGCTCGCCGCGCCCGTCGCGCCCGCCGGCGCCCCGGCTCCCGGCGACGCCGCGTCGGCGCGCGCCGGGCAGTCGTCGGCGCTGGCCGCGATCGCCGCGCTCCCGGCACCCGAGCACCGGCCCGCGCTCCTCACCCTCGTCCGTACGCACGCGGCCGCCGTACTCGGTCATTCCTCCCCCGACCGGGTGGCTCCCGGCCGGGCCTTCACCGAGCTCGGTTTCGACTCGCTGACGGCCGTGCAGCTCCGTAACCAGCTCTCGGCGGCGGTCGGCAGCCGGCTCCCCGCCACCACGGTCTTCGACCACCCGACGCCCGCCGCGCTCGCCGAGCACCTCCATCAGGAGTACCTCGCGCCGGCCGAACCGGCCCCCACCGACTGGGAGGGGCGGGTACGCCGGGCCCTGGCCGAGCTGCCTCTCGACCGGCTGCGGGACGCGGGCGTCCTCGACACGGTCCTGCGCCTCACCGGCATCGAGCCCGAGCCCGTACCCGGCGGCCCGGACGGCGCCACCGCGGGCCCCGACGCGGAGCAGGAGCCGGCGGCGTCGATCGACGACCTCGACGCCGAGGCCCTGATCCGCATGGCCCTCGGCCCCCGCACCACCTGA
- a CDS encoding type I polyketide synthase, translating to MTSSNEQLVDALRASLKENQELREESRRLADRRQEPMAIVGMSCRFAGGIRSPEDLWDAVAAGKDLVSDVPEERGWDIDSLYDPEPGRKGTTYVRNAAFLDDAAGFDAGFFGISPREALAMDPQQRQLLEASWEVFERAGIDPASVRGTDVGVYVGCGYQDYAPDIRVAPEGTGGYVVTGNSSAVASGRIAYSLGLEGPAVTVDTACSSSLVALHLALKALRNGDCSTALVGGVAVLATPGAFIEFSRQQAMAADGRTKGFASAADGLAWGEGVAVLLLERLSDARRKGHRVLAVVRGSAVNQDGASNGLTAPHGPSQQRLIRQALADARLTSADVDVVEGHGTGTRLGDPIEAQALLATYGQGRAPGQPLRLGTVKSNIGHTQAASGVAGVIKMVQAMRHGVLPKTLHVDEPTDQVDWTAGSVELLTEAMDWPERPGRPRRAGVSAFGVGGTNAHVVLEEAPAVEKAEDVTPSTVGGVVPWPVSAKTPAALDAQIGRLAAYADTRTGLDPAAAARTLIDGRTAMDHRAVAIGDSPKALRDALHMPEELIRGTATDLGRVAFVFPGQGTQWAGMGAELLDTSEEFAAAMAECETALAPYVDWSIEAVVRQTPGAPTLDRVDVVQPVTFAVMVSLARVWQHHGVTPQAVIGHSQGEIAAAYVAGALTLDDAARVVTLRSKSIAAHLAGKGGMLSLALGEEATQERIADLVGLSIAAVNGPTATVVSGDPTQIEELARACEADGIRARIIPVDYASHCAHVETIESELGKALAGLTPRAPQIPFFSTLEGAWITEPALDGTYWYRNLRHRVGFAPAVETLATDEDFTHFVEVSAHPVLTMALPGTVTGLATLRREDGGRHRLTTSLAEAWANGLPVDWDSFLPAAASPADLPTYAFQHRSYWISPSAPGEAPTHTAPEAGLEAEAGQAWGLDVADLDEEGRRGAVLAMVLRQAAAVLRYDSPDEVSVDRPLRELGFDSLTAVDLRNRINRLAGLHLPPTAVFEHPTPAALADRVSAELAERNWAVTEPRDQAEPAVPAAAQTPATDRSRSASRADGGMFRALFRQAVDDGRYGEFLGVLAEASAFRPQFATPEACPERLEPVLLAGAPANRTKDRALLVGCTGTAANGGPHEFLRLSASFQEERDFLALPLPGYGTGTGTGTGGALLPADLDTALDAQALAVLRAAGDAPVVLLGHSGGALLAHELAFRLERAHGAPPAGIVLVDPYPPGHQEPVEAWSRQLGEGLFAGELEPMADARLLAMGRYARFLAAPRPGRSNAPVLLVRASEPLGDWQDERGDWRAHWDLPHTVADVPGDHFTMMRDHAPAVAGAVIAWLDGIERNTAQGENQ from the coding sequence ATGACGAGTTCCAACGAGCAGTTGGTGGACGCTCTGCGCGCCTCTCTGAAGGAGAACCAAGAACTCCGTGAAGAGAGTCGCCGCCTTGCCGACCGTCGGCAGGAGCCCATGGCGATCGTCGGCATGAGCTGCCGTTTCGCGGGCGGTATCCGGTCCCCCGAGGACCTCTGGGACGCCGTCGCCGCGGGCAAGGATCTCGTCTCCGACGTACCGGAGGAGCGGGGCTGGGACATCGACTCCCTCTACGACCCGGAGCCCGGGCGGAAGGGCACGACGTACGTCCGCAACGCCGCGTTCCTCGACGACGCCGCCGGCTTCGACGCGGGGTTCTTCGGGATCTCGCCCCGCGAGGCCCTCGCCATGGACCCGCAGCAGCGGCAGCTCCTCGAAGCCTCCTGGGAGGTCTTCGAGCGGGCCGGCATCGACCCCGCGTCGGTCCGCGGCACCGACGTCGGCGTGTACGTGGGCTGTGGATACCAGGACTACGCGCCGGACATCCGGGTCGCTCCCGAAGGCACCGGCGGATACGTCGTCACCGGCAACTCCTCCGCCGTCGCCTCCGGGCGCATCGCGTACTCCCTCGGCCTGGAGGGACCCGCCGTGACCGTGGACACGGCGTGCTCCTCGTCGCTCGTCGCCCTGCACCTCGCCCTGAAGGCCCTGCGGAACGGCGACTGCTCGACCGCCCTCGTCGGCGGCGTGGCCGTCCTCGCGACACCCGGGGCGTTCATCGAGTTCAGCCGTCAGCAGGCCATGGCCGCGGACGGCCGGACCAAGGGGTTCGCCTCGGCGGCGGACGGCCTCGCCTGGGGCGAGGGCGTCGCCGTGCTCCTCCTCGAACGGCTCTCCGACGCGCGGCGCAAGGGACACCGGGTCCTGGCCGTCGTGCGCGGCAGCGCCGTCAACCAGGACGGTGCGAGCAACGGCCTCACGGCGCCGCACGGCCCCTCCCAGCAGCGGCTGATCCGACAGGCGCTGGCCGACGCGCGGCTCACGTCGGCCGACGTGGACGTCGTGGAGGGCCACGGCACGGGGACCCGCCTCGGCGACCCGATCGAGGCGCAGGCACTGCTCGCCACGTACGGGCAGGGGCGTGCCCCGGGGCAGCCGCTGCGCCTGGGCACGGTGAAGTCGAACATCGGGCACACGCAGGCCGCTTCCGGTGTCGCCGGTGTCATCAAGATGGTGCAGGCGATGCGCCACGGCGTCCTGCCGAAGACCCTGCACGTGGACGAGCCGACGGACCAGGTCGACTGGACGGCCGGCTCGGTCGAGCTGCTCACCGAGGCCATGGACTGGCCGGAGCGGCCGGGCCGGCCACGGCGGGCGGGCGTCTCGGCGTTCGGCGTGGGCGGGACGAACGCGCATGTCGTCCTCGAAGAGGCTCCGGCCGTCGAGAAGGCGGAGGACGTCACGCCGTCGACCGTCGGTGGCGTGGTGCCGTGGCCGGTGTCCGCGAAGACCCCGGCCGCCCTCGACGCCCAGATCGGACGACTCGCCGCCTACGCGGACACCCGTACGGGCCTGGACCCGGCCGCGGCGGCCCGCACGCTGATCGACGGCCGTACGGCCATGGACCACCGCGCGGTCGCGATCGGCGACAGTCCGAAGGCCCTGCGGGACGCCCTCCACATGCCGGAAGAACTGATACGCGGCACGGCCACCGACCTCGGCCGCGTGGCGTTCGTCTTCCCCGGCCAAGGAACCCAGTGGGCGGGAATGGGCGCCGAACTCCTCGACACGTCCGAGGAGTTCGCGGCGGCCATGGCCGAGTGCGAGACCGCACTCGCTCCGTACGTCGACTGGTCGATCGAAGCCGTCGTCCGGCAGACGCCCGGCGCGCCCACCCTGGACCGGGTCGACGTCGTCCAGCCCGTCACCTTCGCCGTCATGGTCTCCCTCGCCCGCGTCTGGCAGCACCACGGCGTGACCCCGCAGGCCGTCATCGGACACTCCCAGGGCGAGATCGCCGCCGCGTACGTCGCCGGAGCCCTCACCCTCGACGACGCCGCCCGCGTCGTCACCCTGCGCAGCAAGTCCATCGCCGCACACCTCGCCGGCAAGGGCGGCATGCTCTCCCTCGCCCTCGGCGAGGAAGCGACGCAGGAGCGGATCGCGGACCTCGTCGGCCTCTCGATCGCCGCCGTCAACGGCCCCACCGCCACCGTCGTCTCCGGCGACCCGACCCAGATCGAGGAACTCGCCCGCGCCTGCGAGGCCGACGGCATCCGCGCCCGGATCATCCCTGTCGACTACGCCTCCCACTGCGCCCACGTCGAGACCATCGAGAGCGAACTCGGCAAGGCCCTCGCCGGGCTCACCCCGCGTGCGCCGCAGATCCCGTTCTTCTCCACCCTCGAAGGCGCCTGGATCACCGAACCCGCCCTCGACGGCACCTACTGGTACCGCAATCTCCGCCACCGCGTCGGCTTCGCCCCCGCCGTCGAAACCCTCGCCACCGACGAGGACTTCACCCACTTCGTCGAGGTCAGCGCCCACCCCGTCCTCACCATGGCCCTCCCCGGCACCGTCACCGGCCTGGCCACCCTGCGCCGCGAGGACGGCGGACGGCACCGCCTGACCACGTCCCTCGCCGAGGCGTGGGCCAACGGCCTCCCCGTCGACTGGGACTCCTTCCTCCCCGCCGCCGCCTCCCCCGCCGACCTCCCGACGTACGCCTTCCAGCACCGCTCCTACTGGATCAGTCCCTCGGCCCCCGGCGAAGCACCCACGCACACCGCTCCCGAGGCCGGGCTCGAAGCCGAGGCCGGCCAGGCGTGGGGGCTCGACGTCGCCGACCTCGACGAGGAAGGCCGGCGCGGCGCCGTACTCGCCATGGTGCTGCGGCAGGCGGCCGCCGTGCTCCGGTACGACTCGCCCGACGAGGTGTCCGTCGACCGGCCCCTGCGGGAACTCGGCTTCGACTCGCTGACCGCCGTCGACCTCCGTAACCGCATCAACCGGCTGGCCGGGCTCCACCTGCCGCCCACCGCCGTGTTCGAGCACCCCACGCCCGCCGCGCTCGCCGACCGCGTCAGCGCCGAGCTGGCCGAGCGGAACTGGGCCGTCACCGAACCCCGCGACCAGGCGGAACCCGCCGTCCCGGCCGCGGCCCAGACCCCGGCCACGGACCGTTCCCGCTCCGCCTCCCGCGCCGACGGGGGGATGTTCCGCGCCCTGTTCCGGCAGGCCGTGGACGACGGCCGGTACGGCGAGTTCCTCGGCGTCCTCGCCGAAGCCTCGGCGTTCCGCCCGCAGTTCGCCACGCCCGAGGCCTGCCCGGAGCGGCTCGAACCCGTGCTGCTCGCCGGCGCTCCGGCGAACCGTACGAAGGACCGTGCCCTTCTCGTCGGCTGCACGGGCACCGCGGCGAACGGCGGCCCGCACGAGTTCCTGCGGCTCAGCGCCTCCTTCCAGGAGGAGCGGGACTTCCTCGCCCTGCCCCTGCCCGGCTACGGCACAGGCACCGGTACGGGCACGGGCGGCGCCCTCCTCCCGGCCGACCTCGACACCGCGCTCGACGCGCAGGCCCTGGCGGTCCTCCGGGCCGCCGGGGACGCCCCGGTCGTCCTCCTCGGGCACTCCGGCGGCGCCCTGCTCGCCCACGAGCTCGCCTTCCGCCTTGAGCGGGCCCATGGCGCCCCGCCCGCCGGCATCGTCCTGGTCGACCCCTATCCGCCGGGCCACCAGGAGCCCGTCGAGGCGTGGAGCAGGCAGCTCGGCGAGGGTCTGTTCGCGGGCGAGCTCGAACCGATGGCCGACGCGCGGCTGCTCGCCATGGGCCGGTACGCCCGGTTCCTCGCCGCACCGCGTCCGGGCCGCAGCAACGCGCCCGTCCTCCTGGTGCGCGCCTCCGAACCGCTGGGCGACTGGCAGGACGAGCGCGGCGACTGGCGCGCCCACTGGGACCTTCCGCACACCGTCGCGGACGTTCCCGGCGACCACTTCACGATGATGCGGGACCACGCGCCCGCCGTCGCCGGCGCCGTCATCGCCTGGCTCGACGGCATCGAGCGGAACACCGCGCAGGGAGAGAACCAGTGA